The genomic interval AGAAGGTTAGGAGGATCCAGTACTGGGTTACCAGATATAGTTGCAGTAAACAATAGATTATCGATTTTACTATCCATTGAAGCAAAATCAGCCACTGGCAATAGTATTTATGTACCGCCTGATCAGATTGTGCGATGCCATGCAATTACGAAAATGTTTGAAGCATATAATGAGAAGCACATAATTTTGGCTTTCAAGTTCATGAGAATCAAAAGGCAAGTAATAGCTGGAAAAACTAGCTATGTTCCAAGAAAAACAAAGGAATATTTCAAAATACTAAAGTTCAAAAAGATACCCAAAATATTTCCAGTCATAAAGTGTAATTATGAGGGGGATACCTTTGCGATTCATAACGCTAGAATACGAAAAGTAAAATTGAAAGATTTTCAAATTCCTTAAACTTAAAAAATCTTAAAAGAAACATGTGATAGATAACAATTATTGGCTGATATTCTTTGGAGAGAAGGGTGGCTAAAACCGTTGTCTACTGAATCGCTACCAAACGATTCTTGCGCCATTTGCAAAGAGGAATTTAAGAATTTAGACTATGTAACTTCATGCGAATTCTGCGAGATAGGATTGTCACATGAGAGTTGTTGTAATAATCATTCGATTAAATCACATATCGAGCAGATAAAAGCCAAGATTGAAGCGCATAAGGAAAAACGATTACACTCTTATCAATAGACAGACCAGAACCAAAGTGGTTTTTTAATACTTGATGAACATAAACAAACTGATGGAGACGGAAGAAGATTTTAAGAGTATTAGAGGGTTTGAACCTATTTCTTCAGATCAAATGTATCAGATAGAGAATATTGGTGAAAGTGAGTTTTCCATGAAAAAGATTTTGATGATGGAGAATGCGGGCTCTAGAATCGCTGATTTTTTGATAAATGAGTTTGGGGACGGGATTGTAAATAAATCGATAATAGCAGTTTGTGGTAAGGGTAACAACGGAGGAGATGCACTTGTTGCTATGCGACACTTGTCCGGATATATTTTATCCAAAACTTTATCGGAAAATACGCCTGAATTAACCATTGTTCTCCTTTGCAATCCAAACGATCTGAAAACTAGCGAGGCCATTTCTAATTGGGAGATCATTAAAAAAATTGGCTCAGTCAAGACATATACATTGGAATCATGTTCCCTAGAGGAGATTGAAGAAGCAATTACAAAATCAGACATAATATTGGATGGTATTTTTGGTACTGGTATAAAGGGAGAAATTAATGAACCTTATTCAGGTATCATTCAGTTCATCAATACCAGAAAAAATAATTCATATATTCTCTCCGTAGACATACCTTCAGGCTTGAATCCTGACACAGGGAAAATAAATGACAAAGCAATAATTGCAGATACAACCCTAACTTTTCATAGACCCAAACATGGACACCTTAATGGTGCGACTGCCGTTGGAAAATTAATAGTCAAAAAAATAGGTATTCCTTATGAAGCTGAAAAAGGAGTTGTCAAGAATAATTGAAAGTAGAACAATTCTTGGTCGGGGAGATGGCAAACTTTACATATCTGCTAATTGATGAAAAAAATAATTCATGTATAATCGTAGACCCTTCCTGGGATTTAGATATAATCTATGAATATCTTAAGAAAAATTCCCTTAAAATTGCATTTATTGTAAACACTCATTCTCATTTTGATCATACCGTCGGTAATGAACAAGTTGCAAATCATACGGGAGCAAAAATTATGCAACATACAGCTTCTCCCTTCCATAAGGATAGAGCCTTAGAAGATGGAGATCGCTTCGCTTTTGGAGATTCTAATATAGAGATAATTCATACACCAGGACACTCCAAGGATAGTATTTGTCTGATTTTGGACAATAAAGTCATACTTACAGGGGATACTATTTTTGTGGGTAGTTGTGGCCGTCTAGACTTGCCAGGTGGCAGTGCAAGTGAAATGTATGATTCTATTTACGGCAAATTAAGCAATCTTGACGGTGGTTTAGTTGTACTACCGGGTCATCATTATGGATCCAAGAAGACTTCATCAATAAAAGAAGAGAAGGAAAACAATTTTGTTTTCAAGTTCAAGAACAAGGAGGAATTTCTTAGTTTCATGAAGAAGTGAATTATCTCCGCATAATATATGATTTCCATATCGCTATTTAGAGACTATTGTAATCAATTTGTCAACTTTTGACTAATTTTTTGACTTTTTGACTATTAGGATGACCATGGTGACTAGAATTTTGAACACGGCGAAAATTGAGTTTAAACGCTCAATCATTGTGATTGATTCAAGATAGGGAAATTTGTATTCATTTAAAATCCGTGGTTTTATATTGATTTGCGATAAAATTATGACAACTGACAGCGATTCGCAAAGGAAATCGACTTAATTTCTTTTAATCGGTACTAAATCCTCAAAAATAAAAGCAATGAAAGTAAGATTTTATATTCAATAATATTTAATACTTTGATGAATGATAATTTCATCAATGGTATTGATTCGAAAGGAGGTCTTGATGATCTTCAAGCATTTAGATCAGATAAATCAGTTTTTGTTTTTGTAATATCATACACCGCCACTTCTACTATACCAGGTTTAACAGTGGCAGGTGCTAATCCAGAGTTAATCAGGTATACACCTCCAGCTGACGCAGAGTATATTCACTATGGAAAATGTAAATCGGTTACCGCAATCCCAGCAACCCCGGATGGTAAGCCGACGCCTGCCATAATTACAAAGACAGCACTAGATATCTCAAACATCCCAATTTACGTGGTTGATTCTGGTTCTGCAATAAAACCGATATTGCCTTATGTAAGCATTAATTCTCCTATTGGAAAAAACATACTTGATGAACCAGGATTGGCATATCAAAAAGTACTAGACAATTATGAAATGGGCAAGATACTAGGTACACAAATGTCCAAGGTAAATGACACTATTATTTTAGGAGAAAGCATCCCCGGAGGTACGACCACCGCTCTTGGAGTGATGCAGGCAATGGGTATCGATGCATTTAACAGGGTCAGTAGTAGTATGCCTGACAATCCAAGCGTTTTAAAAAATAAGATAGTAGAATCGGCTTTGGTTAGATCCGGTTTAAAGACAGGCGATTGCTCAAGTAACCCTTTTAAAGCCATATCAAATCTTGGGGACCCAATGATGCCAACCGTTGCAGGAATAGCTGAGGGGGTAATATCAAGTGGGAAGCGAATTATCCTCGCTGGTGGAACCCAAATGTGTTGCATCTTAACGATAATGAAATCACTCCATCTCAATCTAAAGGAAAAGGTTTGCATAGGAACGACTTCATATTTGTACAATGATGAAAATTCTGATATTGTTGGTTTAATGAATCAAATTGATGAAAAAGTACCAATTTATAATATTAATCTGGGACTAGACAGATCAAAAAAAAAGGGCCTTCGAGCGTACTCGCAAGGATTTGTAAAGGAAGGAGCAGGAGCAGGAGGTACATCTATCGCTGCTTTTTTGAACAATAAAGATCTTACTCAAGATAATTTTCTAGCAAAATTGGAAGATAACTATATCAGAACAATTGAAGAACCTGATCCTATTTCTTTGAATAAAATTAATCTATAAATCAATACTATAAATACCAGAACTTTGGAATGAAAAAATTATGAAAGGAGTAGAAAAAATGAAGGGAATTGGCTTGTTGGTGATTGCGATTGTATTTTTTTCTGTTTATGTCTACACCTTGTTTGGCACGGATTATGGCTTATTGCTTGTTAAATTAACTGTGGCAGTAATCGTAGGAGTAATTTGCTTCATTTTAGGCTGGATAGGAATTACACTAACCATTAATGAAAAAGAACAATAAGTACGAAATCAGAACTGTTTTAAGAACTAGCGTCTGCGTACAAAGAGATCGGTTACTGTTTGATAAATTCTTGGTGCCACATCTCTTACAATCTGTGTGTGGCAAATTTGGTAACTACAATTAAACTTTGAAAATAGTTGAGCAATGTGTTTTTCAGATTCTAATACGACATTTTTCTTGGTTTCGCTCTTAACATGGGAAAAAAAATGCAAGGTGCCGCCAGATGGCTTTAAGCATAACAATGCAACATCCAAGAATTCATGGGCTTTTTCTGGTAACGGTAATAAGATTCTATCAAAATTATTTATATAATTTTTGGATTGAAGTATATTCCTCGCGTCGCCATGGAGGGAAACTATGTGCTGACGCGCTCCGTTAATTTTAGAATTTATCTCACTTAGAATATAGGCATCTAAATTAGAATCAATATTAAGAACTTTTATTGGCTTTTTTTTCACCATAACTACTGAGAATGTCCCAACCCCTGCGAACATATTTAGTACTGTTTCGCCTGCATTTACTAGGTTTGAAATTCGAAGTCTTTCCGTCGACAGTCTGGGAGAAAAGTACGAGGTTGCCACATTGACCAAAAATTTACAACCAAACTCTTTATAGATTGTAAGATATTTCTCCTCACCCGCTACAAAATCAACTCCACGTAATCTATATTCTCCGGATACCGAATTACTTTGATTTAAAACAGTTTTGAGATTTTTAATATTTTTAATCAAAACCTTTCCGATCACATGTCTATGATGTATAAGGGATTCAGGGATCTTAATTATAGCGATATCACCTATTATATCATATGATGAATAGAGCGATTCCAGTTCGTTGTCTGGTAACGTTCCTCGAAGAAGTGTTTTTAAATATTTACTCATAAGATTGGAGTCATGGCATTTGTCAATTTTTTAAATAATAGTAATTTCCTTCAGTTTTCTGTTGTCTGTCTAATCTACCATTTTCTTTATTTACTCTCGGTCTGCCCGATGTTTCGTCTCTTCGAAATGAAATCGAAAGTGACTTAAGAAATTCATTCATGCCCATCTCTTTGGAAATTGGTGCTGTACCTGAACCTTCGATTCCAGGAGTACCTTCGAATATGATTAGCCTGTCTGAAACGAGATCGATAAGCTGTATATCATGATCAATAATTAGAGCAGATTTTCCTTTGGATTTGATAAATCGTTGTATGAATTTGGCTATGATTATCCTATCCTCAATGTCCAAAAACGCAGACGGTTCATCTAAGGCATAAATATCTGCGTCTCTTATCAATGATAAAGATACTGCCACCTTTTGAAGCTCCCCACCACTTAATCCTTTTACTGATTTGTCATAAAGTTTTTTCAATCCTAATGGAGAGAATACATGTTCTTCAGTTAGGGTTCCTTCAAATGGACCACCATTAACTGAATATATCAGAGAACGTACATCTCCGTCTATATCCTGATTCAAGTATTGTGGTTTGTAAGATATCTTAACGTTCGCATCTAAACTCCCATTATCCATTTTATCTATTCCGGCTAGCATTTTCATAAAAGTTGTTTTTCCTAGTGCGTTTGCACCTACAATCCCTATAACTTCACCTTGTTGGATACTCCCTCCATCGATATTGACTTTAAATTGTCCAAGGGTTTTTTCAAGTGCGGGATATTGAATAATTGATGAAGTTGAAAGAACAGATTCGATGACACTTGAAATATCAAATTTATAAGCCTTATCTCTAAATCGAACGTTCTCTGTTGGAATATAACCCTCCAAGAAATTATTGATTCCTACCTTTGTACTTTGAAGAGAAGAGACAATTCCATACGCACCAGGCTCTCCATAAGTAATGTAAATGTTATCAGATAGATAGTCGAGCAAGGACATATCGTGTTCTACAATCATTACACTTTTTCCTTCCTGAGCGAGATTACTTATCACTCTACCCACTGCCAATCTTTGAAAGATATCATTAAAAGATGATGGTTCGTCAAAAAAATAATAATCTGCATCTTTAGCTGCAGCTACAGCCACAGCAACACGTTGTAATTCCCCTCCACTTAGTGTACTTAATTGTTTATCCAAAGAATTATTCAGACCCAAATCTGAGATAAGAGATGGAGTTACATTTCTCTCATCATATTTTTTCATCAATTCAGCAACAGTGCCTTTAAATACTTTCGGTATTAGATACACGAGCTGAGGTTTTATTGAAGTTCTTAATGTCTTGTTTTGGATTTTTTCAAAGTGCTTTCGTAGCTCTATGTTCGTTGTTCTTTGCAATATTTCATCCCAAGTTGGAGCCTTTTCAAATTCTCCAAAATTGGGTTTTAAATTTCCTGATAATAGGTTTATGATGGTAGATTTACCCATTCCATTCCTACCTACCAATCCAGTGACCATTCCTTCTTTAGGTATAGGAATCTTGTATAATCTAAAACTGTTTATACCATACTGATGGATCTTATCAACACCTATTTCTTGAGCTAGATTGACAATTACAATCGCATCAAATGGACATTTTTTAATACATATAGTACACCCTGTACATAAATCTTCAGAAATTACTGCCTTCCCATCATCTGGTCTTTGGATAATACATTCGCCACCGGTTTTGTTTACAGGACAATATATTATGCATTCAAGACCACACTTTCTTGGTTGACACAAATCCTGGTCGAGAACAGCAACCCTATGAATCAAATTACCGCGTTTATCCAATCTTTACTTTATATTCGTCAATCTTTTATATAAATCCTGGATTCAGACAGTGACTTTGCAATTCGAACTACTACTAGAGACATTCTAATGTATCGCCATCGCTTATCTTAAGTAGATATAACAAAAATAGCAGGATAAATTATGTTGTCTTTCATCAAGGAACAAAATTTAGTTATCTTAGTGCCACTTCTATTCATTTAAGTGAACAATATCTTCCAATACCTCATTTTCCAGTCCAGAATTGTGTATGAATTTCAACATAATCGAAAGGTGTTAGCTATTAAAGTTAGTTTATTTTTTTTATACCGATTTAATTTGTTATCTAAGTATATAGTAAGGATTAAATTAACGAAACCTACATGTTTAAGTTAGCCGGCCATAGCGTTAGGGCCCGACCCGGTCCCATTCCGAACCCGGAAGTCAAACCTGATGTCGCTGCTGGATACTGACGTGCGTGAGCCGTTGGGAAACAGCAGTGCTGGCACCTTTTATCTCTTGTTAAACAATTTAAAAAAAAGATTTAATAATAAATTAAAAGGAATCTCGATTATTTTCCAGAAAATTTAGTATTAACCTAGTTCCAAATCCGGTGGCTCCTTTAGGATTATAGCTTTTCTCAGAGGTGCCGTCCTGAGTCCAAGCAGTACCAGCAATGTCAAAATGGGCCCAAGGAACATTTTCGACAAAATTGGATAAAAATGCAGCAGCAGTTATCGTTCCCCCTGTTCGACCTCCAATGTTCTTTATTGATGCGACATTACTTTTTATGAGATCGAAAAATTCCTCATACAGTGGTAGTTGCCAAATTTTTTCTCCGGTTGTAATGCCAGAAACTTTAAGTTGTTGAATTAGTTTGTCATTATTACCAATAATCCCTGCCACATTCGTCCCTAACGCTATAATGCATGCTCCAGTCAAGGTAGCAAAATCAATAACGCATTTTGGCGAATATTTCGTAATTCCATATGCTAAAGCATCGGCCAGTATCATCCTACCTTCGGCATCTGTGTTTAACACTTCCACAGTTTTACCGTTATACATACGAACAATATCTCCTGGTCGATAAGATGAACCTGAGGGCATGTTTTCAACTGCTGGAATAATTGCTACAACGTTTAATGGAAGGGCGAGATTGCCTATGGCTTTCATTATTCCTAAAACCGTGCAGCCTCCACTCTTGTCAAATTTCATTTCATCCATCCTATCACTTGGCTTGATCGAAATACCACCAGTATCAAAAGTAACGGCCTTACCAACCAAGAGAATAGGCTTGTCATTAGCGTTTGAGTTATTATAATTTACAATAATAACTTTAGGTTCATTTTCACTACCTTTACCAACGGAAATGATTCCATTCATACCCATTTCCTTGATTTGGGATTGCTCTAATATTTGGACGCTAATATTTTTTATAGACGCTAAAGACTTTGCTGAAGAAGCCAATGTATCTGGATTGATATGATTTGGAGGAGAGTTGGCTAGATTTCTAGAATAAAAAACACCATCACATATCACTTTGGATTTGTTTATTTGTGCTAGTTCAGCACCATGCTCACTCCCATCAGTGATTATATTAATATTACAATTATCAAAGAACGATAAATCTAGCTCATCTTTTGAACTCTTCTCTTTAAAGTTGTTAAACTCATATTGAGAGAGTATCAATCCCTCAATCAATGGCTCAAAGAATGAAGGTTCCGAAAAAAATTTTAAAACATTGATCTTTGAAAAATTTAGCTCTTTACATTTAAGTGAAACCAAACCTCCAATATGTCTGACGCGATCAGAATTGAGTTTTCTTGACTCACCAATTCCTACTAACAGGATCGTAATAGGAGTATCGTCTAAATTCACACCTAAAGTCATGCTTTTACCATATTTCTTTATATTATTCAGATGTGTTTGACCAAAGGAATTGATTTTCTTCAAAATCTGATTTAATCTTGAATCCTTCTCAATATAACTAAGAATATCTCCATCTTCAGAGATTCCAACTACTATAATAACATCCGATAAATCGATTTTATCCGGGGTAGTGACTGTAATGTTTACCATAGCGCTACTTAGACTACATTTTATAATTACTTAACTAAAAAATTTCAGCTTTTCATCGTCATTAGATATCAGAAAATAAACTTAATTGATCCACTTTATTGAACAACCAATAGAGGGATCAAAATCTTTCTGAATATCATTCTTCTTGCCTTCCACGACTTTCTTGACATTTTCTTCCATCGTATGAATAGTTGGAATTGCATCTGGCTCTATTGCGTTATTAATTTTTCCATGAAAAACTAGCTTTTTTGATTCATCAAATAAGAATGGATCCGGTGTACAAACGGCGCCAAATTCCTTAGCTATGTTTTGGGTTTCGTCTATTAAATAAGGGAAATTTAGAGAATATTCTTTTGCAAAATTCACCATATTGTCAAATCCTTCTCCCTCATAATTTGGATCATTACTATTTATTCCAATTATCTGAAGTTCAGAAGGATCAAATTTCGATTGTAATGAAACTAAGTCCGATATCCTAGCTTTCACATAGGGACAGTGATTACAAATAAATACAATTAGTAATGATTTAGACTTAATATCACTCATGGAATGAAGTTTATTGTCTATCCCTTTCAAAGAAAATTTCGGCACTTGAGATCCTGAATTTAATTTTTGTGTTGATTGTGTCTTGACCATAATACTTAGAGTGGGTTAGCAAAATAAATAAAAATGTTATTTAATTTGAATTTTGCAAATTCAAATGAATGGTCTACCTATGCCCCCATAAAGACCCTTTTCAAATTTCTCAGGACGCAATAACCCACGTCCATCATAAATTGGGGTCTTACCCAAAATAGATGGATCAATATTAGAATATTCTTTGTGATTGGTAGCCAAAAT from Candidatus Nitrosocosmicus hydrocola carries:
- a CDS encoding NAD(P)H-hydrate epimerase, producing METEEDFKSIRGFEPISSDQMYQIENIGESEFSMKKILMMENAGSRIADFLINEFGDGIVNKSIIAVCGKGNNGGDALVAMRHLSGYILSKTLSENTPELTIVLLCNPNDLKTSEAISNWEIIKKIGSVKTYTLESCSLEEIEEAITKSDIILDGIFGTGIKGEINEPYSGIIQFINTRKNNSYILSVDIPSGLNPDTGKINDKAIIADTTLTFHRPKHGHLNGATAVGKLIVKKIGIPYEAEKGVVKNN
- the cobT gene encoding nicotinate mononucleotide-dependent phosphoribosyltransferase CobT — encoded protein: MNDNFINGIDSKGGLDDLQAFRSDKSVFVFVISYTATSTIPGLTVAGANPELIRYTPPADAEYIHYGKCKSVTAIPATPDGKPTPAIITKTALDISNIPIYVVDSGSAIKPILPYVSINSPIGKNILDEPGLAYQKVLDNYEMGKILGTQMSKVNDTIILGESIPGGTTTALGVMQAMGIDAFNRVSSSMPDNPSVLKNKIVESALVRSGLKTGDCSSNPFKAISNLGDPMMPTVAGIAEGVISSGKRIILAGGTQMCCILTIMKSLHLNLKEKVCIGTTSYLYNDENSDIVGLMNQIDEKVPIYNINLGLDRSKKKGLRAYSQGFVKEGAGAGGTSIAAFLNNKDLTQDNFLAKLEDNYIRTIEEPDPISLNKINL
- a CDS encoding thioredoxin family protein; this encodes MVKTQSTQKLNSGSQVPKFSLKGIDNKLHSMSDIKSKSLLIVFICNHCPYVKARISDLVSLQSKFDPSELQIIGINSNDPNYEGEGFDNMVNFAKEYSLNFPYLIDETQNIAKEFGAVCTPDPFLFDESKKLVFHGKINNAIEPDAIPTIHTMEENVKKVVEGKKNDIQKDFDPSIGCSIKWIN
- a CDS encoding ribosome biogenesis/translation initiation ATPase RLI; translation: MIHRVAVLDQDLCQPRKCGLECIIYCPVNKTGGECIIQRPDDGKAVISEDLCTGCTICIKKCPFDAIVIVNLAQEIGVDKIHQYGINSFRLYKIPIPKEGMVTGLVGRNGMGKSTIINLLSGNLKPNFGEFEKAPTWDEILQRTTNIELRKHFEKIQNKTLRTSIKPQLVYLIPKVFKGTVAELMKKYDERNVTPSLISDLGLNNSLDKQLSTLSGGELQRVAVAVAAAKDADYYFFDEPSSFNDIFQRLAVGRVISNLAQEGKSVMIVEHDMSLLDYLSDNIYITYGEPGAYGIVSSLQSTKVGINNFLEGYIPTENVRFRDKAYKFDISSVIESVLSTSSIIQYPALEKTLGQFKVNIDGGSIQQGEVIGIVGANALGKTTFMKMLAGIDKMDNGSLDANVKISYKPQYLNQDIDGDVRSLIYSVNGGPFEGTLTEEHVFSPLGLKKLYDKSVKGLSGGELQKVAVSLSLIRDADIYALDEPSAFLDIEDRIIIAKFIQRFIKSKGKSALIIDHDIQLIDLVSDRLIIFEGTPGIEGSGTAPISKEMGMNEFLKSLSISFRRDETSGRPRVNKENGRLDRQQKTEGNYYYLKN
- a CDS encoding resolvase, which produces MTNIRRSRGYNFEHRLVKKLNNGDWIARRLGGSSTGLPDIVAVNNRLSILLSIEAKSATGNSIYVPPDQIVRCHAITKMFEAYNEKHIILAFKFMRIKRQVIAGKTSYVPRKTKEYFKILKFKKIPKIFPVIKCNYEGDTFAIHNARIRKVKLKDFQIP
- a CDS encoding leucyl aminopeptidase; this encodes MVNITVTTPDKIDLSDVIIVVGISEDGDILSYIEKDSRLNQILKKINSFGQTHLNNIKKYGKSMTLGVNLDDTPITILLVGIGESRKLNSDRVRHIGGLVSLKCKELNFSKINVLKFFSEPSFFEPLIEGLILSQYEFNNFKEKSSKDELDLSFFDNCNINIITDGSEHGAELAQINKSKVICDGVFYSRNLANSPPNHINPDTLASSAKSLASIKNISVQILEQSQIKEMGMNGIISVGKGSENEPKVIIVNYNNSNANDKPILLVGKAVTFDTGGISIKPSDRMDEMKFDKSGGCTVLGIMKAIGNLALPLNVVAIIPAVENMPSGSSYRPGDIVRMYNGKTVEVLNTDAEGRMILADALAYGITKYSPKCVIDFATLTGACIIALGTNVAGIIGNNDKLIQQLKVSGITTGEKIWQLPLYEEFFDLIKSNVASIKNIGGRTGGTITAAAFLSNFVENVPWAHFDIAGTAWTQDGTSEKSYNPKGATGFGTRLILNFLENNRDSF
- a CDS encoding class I SAM-dependent methyltransferase, with amino-acid sequence MSKYLKTLLRGTLPDNELESLYSSYDIIGDIAIIKIPESLIHHRHVIGKVLIKNIKNLKTVLNQSNSVSGEYRLRGVDFVAGEEKYLTIYKEFGCKFLVNVATSYFSPRLSTERLRISNLVNAGETVLNMFAGVGTFSVVMVKKKPIKVLNIDSNLDAYILSEINSKINGARQHIVSLHGDARNILQSKNYINNFDRILLPLPEKAHEFLDVALLCLKPSGGTLHFFSHVKSETKKNVVLESEKHIAQLFSKFNCSYQICHTQIVRDVAPRIYQTVTDLFVRRR
- a CDS encoding MBL fold metallo-hydrolase; this translates as MKVEQFLVGEMANFTYLLIDEKNNSCIIVDPSWDLDIIYEYLKKNSLKIAFIVNTHSHFDHTVGNEQVANHTGAKIMQHTASPFHKDRALEDGDRFAFGDSNIEIIHTPGHSKDSICLILDNKVILTGDTIFVGSCGRLDLPGGSASEMYDSIYGKLSNLDGGLVVLPGHHYGSKKTSSIKEEKENNFVFKFKNKEEFLSFMKK